From a single Solanum dulcamara chromosome 4, daSolDulc1.2, whole genome shotgun sequence genomic region:
- the LOC129884289 gene encoding LOW QUALITY PROTEIN: probable cytochrome c biosynthesis protein (The sequence of the model RefSeq protein was modified relative to this genomic sequence to represent the inferred CDS: substituted 2 bases at 2 genomic stop codons) has protein sequence MSIYELFHCSLFPGLFVAFTYNKKQPPVFGAALAFWCILLSFIGLSFCHIPNNLSNYNVLTANAPFFYQISGIWSNHEGSILSWCRILSFYGFLLCYRGQPLSHNVSKRGAESNLTVRRGGHRESFFYSFVSNFVKNSILSLPRYEQKSRIKSQLYTPFILRTLVDSELCSRRNWTFDGPAFFYVPLYLERKMSFDPLGARRSRGSREGKRMLHLARDDKERASSIDEQRIDGALGIALFFSHFLSASSDPFVRNFFVCTEPLAESNPVPQDPIXAIHPPCIYAGDVASAMGFGLCRSKMMNGIVALHSPPMRKDATEKNGELFCSVGCVGSRITSNILTLKFKHVGAKCYPALLLRSNRSLLMLLRRHFFAISSLWTGALVDTGREQAKHFVRNRTKDTTTSPLCWTVGANTVVSDQDQEPIQIWILTCRWFLTVGILPGSWWAYHDLGRGGWWFRDPVENASFMPRVLATTHIHLVILPLLHSWTSFLNIVTFPCCVSGTFSIRSGLLAPIHSFAIDDTRGIFLWWFFLLMTGISMILFSQMKQQASVRRTYXKEMVVARSTLVHLHHSTRAQKVGLIVFQTCSGGF, from the coding sequence ATGTCAATATATGAATTGTTTCATTGTTCGTTATTTCCGGGTCTTTTCGTTGCATTCACTTACAACAAGAAACAACCACCAGTTTTTGGTGCAGCACTTGCATTTTGGtgtattcttctttctttcattgGTCTTTCGTTCTGTCATATTCCTAATAACTTATCCAATTACAACGTATTAACCGCTAATGCACCTTTCTTTTATCAAATCTCAGGGATATGGTCTAATCATGAGGGTAGTATTTTATCATGGTGTCGGATCCTAAGTTTTTATGGATTCCTTCTTTGTTATCGGGGTCAACCCCTAAGCCATAATGTCTCAAAACGAGGAGCGGAAAGCAACTTGACTGTAAGGAGAGGAGGCCATAgagaaagttttttttattcctTTGTTTCGAACTTCGTGAAGAACTCCATTCTATCTCTCCCTCGTTACGAACAAAAAAGTAGAATAAAATCCCAGTTATACACTCCCTTCATTCTACGAACCCTTGTTGATTCTGAACTTTGTTCGCGAAGGAACTGGACTTTTGACGGGCCAGCCTTTTTTTATGTGCCGCTTTACCTTGAAAGGAAAATGAGCTTTGATCCTCTGGGCGCTAGGCGCTCCCGTGGTTCGCGAGAAGGAAAAAGGATGTTGCACCTGGCACGAGATGATAAAGAGAGAGCTTCGTCTATCGATGAACAGCGGATTGACGGAGCTCTTGGCATTGctttgtttttctctcattttctaTCAGCGAGTTCTGACCCTTTTGTTCGAAATTTCTTCGTTTGTACTGAACCGCTTGCAGAATCAAATCCTGTTCCACAAGATCCTATATAAGCTATACATCCTCCTTGCATTTATGCCGGAGACGTCGCCAGTGCTATGGGCTTTGGCTTATGTAGATCAAAAATGATGAATGGGATTGTGGCACTTCACTCGCCGCCAATGCGGAAGGATGCCACCGAAAAGAATGGAGAACTGTTTTGCTCTGTTGGATGCGTCGGATCTCGTATAACAAGCAATATCCTTACCCTCAAATTCAAACATGTGGGCGCAAAATGCTATCCTGCTTTATTGTTACGTAGCAATAGAAGCCTGCTTATGCTGCTTCGGCGACACTTTTTTGCCATCTCTTCGCTCTGGACAGGAGCATTAGTGGACACGGGGAGGGAGCAGGCGAAGCATTTCGTTCGTAATAGAACGAAAGATACCACTACTTCACCTCTTTGTTGGACCGTCGGCGCGAACACAGTGGTCTCTGACCAGGACCAAGAACCAATTCAAATTTGGATCTTGACATGTCGGTGGTTTTTAACCGTAGGCATTTTGCCAGGAAGTTGGTGGGCTTATCATGACTTAGGTCGGGGTGGCTGGTGGTTTCGGGATCCCGTAGAAAATGCTTCTTTTATGCCTCGGGTATTAGCCACAACTCATATTCATTTAGTAATTCTACCCCTTCTTCATTCTTGGACCTCGTTTCTTAATATTGTTACTTTTCCATGTTGTGTCTCAGGAACCTTTTCAATACGGTCCGGATTGCTAGCTCCCATTCATAGTTTTGCTATAGATGATACACGAGGAATCTTTTTATGGTGGTTCTTCCTTCTAATGACCGGCATATCTATGATTCTTTTCTCCCAGATGAAGCAGCAGGCATCGGTCCGTAGAACCTATTAAAAGGAGATGGTTGTGGCGCGAAGTACTCTTGTGCACCTACATCATTCGACTCGCGCGCAGAAGGTGGGGCTCATAGTCTTCCAGACCTGCTCTGGGGGCTTCTAG
- the LOC129884290 gene encoding photosystem II CP47 reaction center protein-like, with protein MGISMALPWYRLHTIVLNDPGQLLSVHIMHTTLVAGWAGSMALYELAVFDPSDPVLDPMWRQGMFVIHFMTQLGITNSWGSWSIIGGTVMNPGIWSYEGVAGAHIVFSGLCFLVDIWHWVYWDLEIFCDECTGKPSLDLPKIFGIHLFFSGVACFGFGAFHVICLYGPGIWVSDPYGLMGKVQPVNPAWGMEGFLGPDGDWPSSAKEEGSLTARPTRRARMKVGLSDPMVLSVRAVAQQRNVTLGITG; from the coding sequence ATGGGTATTTCCATGGCTTTGCCTTGGTATCGTCTTCATACCATTGTATTGAATGATCCCGGTCAGTTGCTTTCTGTTCATATAATGCATACAACTCTGGTTGCTGGTTGGGCCGGTTCGATGGCTTTGTATGAATTAGCGGTTTTTGATCCTTCTGATCCTGTTCTTGATCCAATGTGGAGACAGGGTATGTTCGTGATACACTTCATGACTCAATTAGGAATAACCAATTCATGGGGCAGTTGGAGTATCATAGGGGGAACTGTAATGAATCCGGGTATTTGGAGTTACGAAGGTGTAGCAGGAGCACATATTGTGTTTTCTGGCTTATGCTTTTTGGTAGATATCTGGCATTGGGTGTATTGGGATCTAGAAATATTTTGTGATGAATGTACAGGAAAACCCTCTTTGGATTTGCCAAAGATCTTTggaattcatttatttttctcagGGGTGGCTTGCTTTGGTTTTGGTGCCTTTCATGTAATATGCTTGTATGGTCCCGGAATATGGGTGTCCGATCCTTATGGACTAATGGGAAAAGTACAACCTGTAAATCCAGCGTGGGGCATGGAAGGTTTCCTCGGGCCGGACGGAGATTGGCCCTCGAGTGCAAAGGAAGAAGGGAGCTTGACTGCAAGACCCACCCGTCGAGCAAGGATGAAAGTCGGCCTTAGTGATCCGATGGTGCTGAGTGTAAGGGCCGTCGCTCAACAGAGAAACGTTACTCTAGGGATAACAGGCTGA
- the LOC129884292 gene encoding NADH-ubiquinone oxidoreductase chain 2-like yields MGDSTMQQIFFFYSISSMILGALAAMAQTKVKRLLAHSSIGHVGYIRTGFSCGTIEGIQSLLIGIFIYASMTIDAFAIVLALRQTRVKYIADLGALAKTNPILAITFSITMFSYAGIPPLAGFCSKFYLFFAALGCGDYFLAPVGVVTSVIGCWAAGRLPRVSKFGGPKAVLHAPDT; encoded by the exons ATGG GGGATTCTACAATGCAACAAATCTTCTTTTTCTATAGCATTTCTTCTATGATCTTAGGAGCACTGGCAGCCATGGCCCAAACGAAAGTAAAAAGACTTCTAGCTCATAGTTCAATTGGACATGTAGGTTATATTCGTACTGGTTTCTCATGTGGAACCATAGAAGGAATTCAATCACTACTAATTGGTATCTTTATTTATGCATCAATGACGATAGATGCATTCGCCATAGTTTTAGCATTACGGCAAACCCGTGTCAAATATATAGCGGATTTGGGTGCTCTAGCCAAAACGAATCCTATTTTGGCTATTACCTTCTCCATTACTATGTTCTCATACGCAGGAATACCCCCGTTAGCCGGCTTTTGTAGCAAATTCTATTTGTTCTTCGCCGCTTTGGGTTGTGGGGATTACTTCCTAGCCCCAGTGGGAGTAGTGACTAGCGTTATAGGTTGTTGGGCGGCCGGAAGGTTGCCACGAGTAAGTAAGTTTGGGGGACCGAAGGCAGTTCTCCATGCACCGGACACGTAG